From Microbacterium sp. LWH11-1.2, one genomic window encodes:
- a CDS encoding beta-ketoacyl-[acyl-carrier-protein] synthase family protein: MTKRIVVTGIGATSAIGGTAPENWANLLAGVSGTRALEHDWVQQYELPVTFAAEAIVRPEEVLPRHEAKRLDPSSQFALIAAREAWADAGSPEVAPERLGVDFATGIGGLWTLLDAWDTLREKGPRRVMPLTVPMLMPNAAAGNLSLQFQARAYAQTVVSACASSTESIIHAYHHLQDGLADVVIAGGTESAIHPITMASFASAQALSRRNDDPATASRPGAIDRDGFVMGEGAAALILETEEHAKARGAKIYGYVLGGGVTADAYHITGNDPEGNGAARAVTQALEEAGVTPDQVTHINAHATSTPVGDPNEYVALKKVFGERLDEIPVSATKASTGHLLGGTGALEAIFSLLALRDRVAPPTINMTEPDPAVPFRLSGEPTPLGDGPQIAISNSFGFGGHNAVAVFSNGD, from the coding sequence ATGACCAAGCGCATCGTCGTCACCGGCATCGGCGCCACTTCCGCCATCGGCGGGACCGCTCCGGAGAACTGGGCCAACCTGCTCGCAGGCGTGTCCGGGACCCGGGCCCTCGAGCACGATTGGGTGCAGCAGTACGAGCTGCCCGTCACCTTCGCCGCCGAGGCCATCGTCCGCCCCGAGGAGGTCCTGCCCCGCCACGAGGCGAAGCGGCTCGACCCGTCCTCCCAGTTCGCGCTGATCGCCGCGCGTGAGGCCTGGGCCGATGCGGGCTCGCCCGAGGTCGCCCCCGAGCGCCTCGGCGTCGACTTCGCCACCGGCATCGGCGGACTGTGGACGCTGCTCGACGCCTGGGACACCCTCCGCGAGAAGGGCCCGCGGCGTGTCATGCCCCTCACCGTCCCGATGCTCATGCCGAACGCCGCTGCGGGCAACCTCTCGCTCCAGTTCCAGGCGCGCGCGTACGCCCAGACCGTCGTGAGCGCCTGCGCCTCGAGCACCGAGTCGATCATCCACGCGTACCACCACCTGCAGGACGGCCTCGCCGACGTCGTCATCGCCGGCGGCACCGAGTCGGCGATCCACCCGATCACGATGGCCTCGTTCGCCTCCGCGCAGGCGCTGTCGCGTCGCAACGACGACCCCGCCACGGCGTCCCGCCCCGGCGCGATCGACCGTGACGGATTCGTCATGGGTGAGGGCGCCGCCGCGCTGATCCTCGAGACCGAGGAGCACGCCAAGGCCCGCGGCGCGAAGATCTACGGCTACGTGCTCGGCGGCGGCGTCACGGCCGACGCGTACCACATCACGGGGAACGACCCCGAGGGCAACGGCGCCGCACGTGCCGTCACGCAGGCGCTGGAAGAGGCCGGCGTGACCCCCGACCAGGTGACGCACATCAACGCGCACGCGACGTCGACCCCGGTCGGCGACCCCAACGAGTACGTGGCGCTCAAGAAGGTCTTCGGCGAGCGGCTCGACGAGATCCCCGTCTCCGCGACGAAGGCTTCCACGGGCCACCTGCTCGGCGGCACCGGCGCCCTGGAGGCGATCTTCTCGCTGCTCGCCCTGCGCGATCGTGTGGCCCCTCCGACGATCAACATGACCGAGCCCGACCCGGCCGTGCCGTTCCGCCTCTCCGGCGAGCCGACGCCGCTCGGGGACGGACCGCAGATCGCGATCAGCAACTCGTTCGGCTTCGGCGGCCACAACGCCGTCGCCGTGTTCTCCAACGGCGACTGA
- a CDS encoding acyl carrier protein → MAFTNDEVLAGLAELITDETGINASEVALEKSFTDDLDIDSISMMTIVVNAEEKFGVTIPDDEVKNLKTVGDAVSFIVAGQE, encoded by the coding sequence ATGGCTTTCACCAACGATGAGGTCCTCGCTGGCCTCGCAGAGCTGATCACCGACGAGACCGGCATCAACGCCTCCGAGGTCGCCCTGGAGAAGTCGTTCACCGACGACCTCGACATCGACTCGATCTCGATGATGACGATCGTCGTCAACGCCGAGGAGAAGTTCGGCGTCACCATCCCCGACGACGAGGTTAAGAACCTCAAGACCGTCGGCGACGCCGTCAGCTTCATCGTCGCAGGCCAGGAGTAA
- a CDS encoding beta-ketoacyl-ACP synthase III, with product MSITLAQVAGPAYTRIYSFGAARGENAVPNEDLIGPIDSSDEWIRQRTGIITRARANKGTDAIDLATEAAAEAIEKSGIPADQVDLVIVATISNPKQTPSVSAIVADRVGANPAAAYDINAACAGYAYAVAQADALIKAGAARYALVIGTEKLSDVVDPTDRSISFLLGDGAGAALIGPSDTPGIAPAVWGSDGSKADAVGMNATLTEFRDGEAPWPTLRQEGQTVFRWAVWEMAKVAREALEKAGVQPADIAAFIPHQANMRIIDEFAKQLKLPETTVIARDIETTGNTSAASIPLASHRLMAEHPELSGGLALQIGFGAGLVFAAQVVVLP from the coding sequence ATGAGCATCACCCTCGCCCAGGTCGCCGGCCCTGCCTACACGCGCATCTACTCGTTCGGTGCCGCGCGCGGAGAGAACGCCGTGCCCAACGAGGACCTCATCGGCCCGATCGACTCCAGCGACGAGTGGATCCGCCAGCGCACCGGCATCATCACGCGTGCTCGCGCGAACAAGGGCACGGACGCCATCGATCTCGCCACCGAAGCGGCCGCCGAGGCCATCGAGAAGTCCGGCATCCCCGCCGATCAGGTCGACCTCGTGATCGTCGCGACGATCAGCAACCCCAAGCAGACCCCCTCGGTGTCCGCGATCGTCGCCGACCGGGTCGGAGCGAACCCCGCCGCGGCGTACGACATCAACGCCGCGTGCGCGGGGTACGCCTACGCGGTCGCGCAGGCCGATGCCCTGATCAAGGCCGGAGCGGCCCGCTACGCCCTCGTGATCGGCACGGAGAAGCTCTCCGACGTCGTCGACCCGACCGACCGCAGCATCTCGTTCCTGCTCGGCGACGGCGCTGGCGCCGCCCTCATCGGCCCCAGCGACACGCCTGGCATCGCCCCGGCCGTGTGGGGTTCCGACGGCTCCAAGGCCGATGCCGTCGGCATGAACGCCACTCTCACCGAGTTCCGCGACGGCGAGGCGCCGTGGCCGACGCTGCGTCAGGAAGGGCAGACCGTCTTCCGCTGGGCCGTCTGGGAGATGGCGAAGGTCGCCCGCGAGGCGCTCGAGAAGGCCGGTGTCCAGCCGGCCGACATCGCCGCCTTCATCCCGCACCAGGCCAACATGCGCATCATCGACGAGTTCGCCAAGCAGCTGAAGCTGCCGGAGACCACGGTCATCGCGCGCGACATCGAGACGACCGGCAACACGTCGGCCGCGTCGATCCCGCTCGCGAGCCACCGGCTGATGGCTGAGCACCCCGAGCTCTCCGGGGGTCTCGCACTGCAGATCGGCTTCGGCGCCGGCCTCGTCTTCGCCGCACAGGTCGTCGTCCTCCCCTGA
- a CDS encoding ACP S-malonyltransferase, which translates to MIVVVCPGQGSQTPGFLAPWLELDRVAERLAAYSDAAEVDLREHGTVSDADTIRDTRIAQPLIVAASLIAADALTARAGRRADGTAGHSVGEIAALVGSGVIDAETGMRLVGIRGRAMADAAAQTPTGMSAVLGGDEAVVLERLTELGLSPANYNGGGQLVVAGELPGLEALATQPVKGTRVIPLQVAGAFHTEYMASAVAALRDAVATVTPTDPSITLWSNRDGSVVDNGAQALSHLVDQVSSPVRWDLCMSSFADHGITGLIELAPAGALVGLAKRGLRGVPTVAVKTPEDLDAAVALLNGEAA; encoded by the coding sequence GTGATTGTCGTCGTCTGCCCTGGACAGGGCTCGCAGACCCCCGGATTCCTCGCCCCCTGGCTCGAGCTCGACAGGGTGGCCGAGCGCCTCGCCGCATACTCGGACGCCGCGGAGGTCGATCTTCGCGAACACGGCACGGTGTCGGATGCCGACACGATCCGCGACACGCGCATCGCGCAGCCGCTGATCGTCGCCGCCTCACTCATCGCGGCTGACGCCCTGACCGCCCGGGCCGGTCGCCGCGCGGACGGAACCGCCGGACACTCGGTGGGCGAGATCGCCGCCCTGGTCGGCAGCGGCGTCATCGACGCCGAGACGGGCATGCGCCTGGTCGGCATCCGCGGTCGTGCGATGGCGGATGCCGCAGCGCAGACGCCGACCGGCATGAGCGCGGTCCTCGGCGGCGACGAGGCCGTGGTCCTGGAACGGCTCACCGAGCTCGGGCTCTCCCCCGCGAACTACAACGGCGGCGGCCAGCTCGTCGTCGCCGGCGAGCTCCCCGGGCTCGAGGCCCTCGCCACGCAGCCCGTCAAGGGAACCAGGGTGATCCCCCTGCAGGTCGCCGGTGCGTTCCACACGGAGTACATGGCGTCGGCCGTGGCCGCTCTGCGCGACGCCGTGGCGACCGTGACGCCCACCGACCCCTCCATCACCCTGTGGAGCAACCGCGACGGCTCGGTCGTCGACAACGGCGCTCAGGCGCTCTCCCACCTCGTCGACCAGGTGTCCTCCCCGGTGCGGTGGGACCTGTGCATGAGCTCGTTCGCCGACCACGGCATCACCGGTCTGATCGAACTCGCTCCGGCCGGTGCCCTGGTCGGACTCGCCAAGCGCGGCCTCCGCGGTGTACCCACCGTCGCCGTGAAGACCCCCGAAGACCTCGATGCGGCGGTCGCGCTGCTGAACGGAGAAGCCGCATGA
- a CDS encoding helix-turn-helix domain-containing protein, producing MDKTATLTWLRRISGDIASVTIKRLEDTLPWYADMPPARRSAVGLVAQAGITSFIQWYEDPTSTPWIAADIFAAAPRELLRSVSLQQTLQLIRVTVEVTEERVAGRGNDLREAILLYSRDVAFAAADVYARAAEARGLWDARLEALVVDSILTGEADEELPSRIAALGWHGHGEVAVLVGTTPPQFDVDLVRRTARKLAVDVLIGVQGSRLVLVLGRARIAGQDTEEVEDELGFQEIATRLEPSFGPGYVVLGPAVAALVDASQSARAALAGFAVARAWRSAPRPVEADDLLPERALAGDPLAKQTLIERIFRPLQAHSTDLVTTLWSYLDNGRSLEATARELFVHPNTVRYRLKRVSEVIGWDATGPREALILQTALILGSIGVTDQTRRRPALRRPQR from the coding sequence ATGGACAAGACCGCCACGCTCACCTGGCTGCGCCGTATCTCCGGTGACATCGCCTCGGTGACGATCAAGCGGCTGGAAGACACCCTCCCCTGGTACGCCGATATGCCACCGGCCCGCCGCTCCGCGGTCGGGCTGGTGGCGCAGGCGGGCATCACCTCGTTCATCCAGTGGTACGAGGATCCGACCTCGACACCGTGGATCGCGGCCGACATCTTCGCCGCCGCACCGCGGGAGCTGCTGCGCAGCGTCAGCCTCCAGCAGACGCTGCAGCTGATCCGTGTGACGGTCGAGGTCACCGAGGAGCGTGTCGCCGGTCGCGGCAACGATCTCCGCGAGGCGATCCTGCTCTACTCTCGCGATGTGGCGTTCGCGGCGGCCGACGTGTACGCGCGCGCCGCCGAGGCCCGCGGGCTCTGGGACGCGCGGCTCGAGGCCCTCGTCGTCGACTCGATCCTCACGGGCGAGGCCGATGAGGAGCTGCCCAGCCGCATCGCGGCACTCGGCTGGCACGGCCACGGAGAGGTCGCCGTCCTGGTCGGCACGACTCCCCCGCAGTTCGATGTCGACCTCGTGCGTCGCACAGCCCGAAAGCTCGCGGTCGACGTCCTCATCGGCGTGCAGGGCTCGCGCCTGGTGCTGGTCCTCGGCCGTGCGAGGATCGCCGGACAGGACACCGAAGAGGTCGAGGACGAGCTCGGCTTCCAGGAGATCGCCACGCGTCTCGAGCCCTCGTTCGGGCCCGGTTACGTCGTGCTCGGCCCGGCGGTCGCCGCACTCGTGGACGCGAGCCAGAGCGCCCGCGCCGCCCTGGCCGGATTCGCCGTCGCCCGCGCCTGGCGCAGCGCGCCGCGACCCGTCGAGGCCGACGATCTGCTGCCGGAACGCGCTCTCGCCGGCGATCCGCTCGCGAAGCAGACCCTCATCGAACGCATCTTCCGCCCGCTGCAGGCGCACTCCACCGACCTCGTGACGACGCTGTGGAGCTACCTCGACAACGGCCGCTCCCTCGAGGCGACCGCCCGCGAGCTCTTCGTCCACCCGAACACCGTGCGCTACCGCCTCAAGCGCGTGAGCGAGGTCATCGGCTGGGATGCCACGGGCCCGCGCGAGGCGCTGATCCTCCAGACCGCGCTGATCCTCGGCTCCATCGGAGTGACGGATCAGACACGCCGTCGCCCGGCTCTCCGCCGACCGCAGCGCTGA
- the aceE gene encoding pyruvate dehydrogenase (acetyl-transferring), homodimeric type, producing the protein MTVHDQDPYSQGPQDSDPEETGEWQQSLDELVDAKGHGRGREIMLSLLKRSKELHLGVPMVPTTDYINTIAPENEPEFPGDEEVERRYRAWIRWNAAITVHRAQRPGIGVGGHISTYASSAALYEVGFNHFFKGADHSGGADQIFVQGHASPGTYARSYLEGRLTEDQLDGFRQEKSHAPNGIPSYPHPRLMPEYWQFPTVSMGLGPINAIYQAMSNKYLENRGIKDTSASHVWAFLGDGEMDEVESRGQLQVAANEGLDNLTFIVNCNLQRLDGPVRGNGKIVQELESFFRGAGWNVIKVVWGREWDDLLARDTEGALLNLMNVTPDGDYQTYKAESGAYIREHFFGRDERAAALVKDYSDDDIWNLKRGGHDYRKVYAAFKAATEHKGKPTVILAKTVKGYGLGPHFEGRNATHQMKKMTLDNLKTFRDAMHIPITDAQLEENPYLPPYYNPGPQDETIQYMLERRRELGGFLPERRTTHVGLALPDDTAYALPKKGSGTQEIATTMAFVRLLKDLLRSKDFGHRIVPIIPDEARTFGMDAYFPTAKIYNPNGQHYTSVDRELLLAYKESPQGQIVHVGINEAGALAAFTAAGTSYATHGEPLIPVYLFYSMFGFQRTGDAQWAAGDQMARGFIMGATAGRTTLTGEGLQHADGHSHLLAATNPATISYDPAYGYEIAHIVRSGIERMYGGNHEDPNVMYYITLYNEPIVMPAEPADVDVDGIVRGIHRVSVGEGEGPRAQLFASGVGLPWALEAQQLLKDDWGVIADVWSVTSWTELRRDGLAADEHNFLHPEEEPHTAYLTQKLQGAEGPVVAVSDYMHAVQDQIRPWVPNRFATLGADGFGFSDTRAAARRFFKIDGPSVVVRTLQSLAEDGVVDRSLAAQAIQKYSLHDVNAGTSGNAGGES; encoded by the coding sequence GTGACCGTGCACGACCAGGATCCGTATTCCCAGGGCCCCCAGGACAGCGATCCGGAAGAGACCGGCGAGTGGCAGCAGTCGCTCGATGAGCTGGTGGATGCGAAGGGCCACGGACGTGGTCGCGAGATCATGCTCAGCCTGCTCAAGCGCTCGAAGGAGCTGCACCTGGGCGTTCCGATGGTTCCGACCACGGATTACATCAACACCATCGCCCCGGAGAACGAGCCCGAGTTCCCCGGCGACGAAGAGGTCGAGCGTCGCTACCGCGCCTGGATCCGCTGGAACGCGGCCATCACGGTGCACCGCGCGCAGCGCCCCGGCATCGGGGTCGGCGGCCACATCTCGACCTACGCCTCGTCTGCCGCACTGTACGAGGTGGGCTTCAACCACTTCTTCAAGGGCGCGGACCACTCCGGTGGGGCCGACCAGATCTTCGTCCAGGGGCACGCCTCCCCCGGAACCTACGCGCGTTCCTACCTCGAAGGCCGCCTGACCGAGGATCAGCTCGACGGATTCCGCCAGGAGAAGTCGCACGCGCCGAACGGCATCCCGTCGTACCCGCACCCGCGCCTCATGCCGGAGTACTGGCAGTTCCCGACCGTCTCGATGGGTCTCGGACCGATCAACGCGATCTACCAGGCGATGTCGAACAAGTACCTCGAGAACCGCGGCATCAAGGACACCTCCGCCTCGCACGTCTGGGCCTTCCTCGGCGACGGCGAGATGGACGAGGTCGAGAGCCGCGGCCAGCTGCAGGTCGCCGCCAACGAGGGTCTCGACAACCTGACCTTCATCGTCAACTGCAACCTCCAGCGCCTCGACGGCCCGGTGCGCGGCAACGGCAAGATCGTCCAGGAGCTCGAGTCGTTCTTCCGCGGCGCCGGATGGAACGTCATCAAGGTCGTCTGGGGTCGCGAATGGGACGACCTGCTCGCCCGCGACACCGAGGGCGCGCTGCTCAACCTCATGAACGTCACCCCCGACGGCGACTACCAGACCTACAAGGCCGAGTCGGGCGCGTACATCCGCGAGCACTTCTTCGGCCGCGACGAGCGCGCAGCCGCCCTCGTCAAGGACTACTCCGACGACGACATCTGGAACCTCAAGCGCGGTGGCCACGACTACCGCAAGGTCTACGCCGCTTTCAAGGCCGCGACCGAGCACAAGGGCAAGCCCACCGTCATCCTCGCCAAGACCGTCAAGGGCTACGGCCTCGGTCCGCACTTCGAGGGCCGCAACGCGACCCACCAGATGAAGAAGATGACGCTGGACAACCTCAAGACGTTCCGCGACGCCATGCACATCCCGATCACGGATGCGCAGCTCGAGGAGAACCCGTACCTGCCCCCGTACTACAACCCGGGACCCCAGGACGAGACGATCCAGTACATGCTCGAGCGTCGCAGGGAACTCGGCGGCTTCCTCCCGGAGCGCCGCACGACCCACGTCGGCCTGGCTCTGCCGGATGACACGGCGTACGCCCTCCCCAAGAAGGGCTCCGGCACGCAGGAGATCGCCACCACCATGGCGTTCGTCCGCCTACTCAAGGACCTCCTGCGCTCGAAGGACTTCGGCCACCGCATCGTGCCGATCATCCCCGACGAAGCGCGCACCTTCGGAATGGATGCGTACTTCCCGACCGCGAAGATCTACAACCCGAACGGTCAGCACTACACGTCGGTCGACCGTGAGCTGCTCCTCGCCTACAAGGAGAGCCCGCAGGGCCAGATCGTGCACGTCGGCATCAACGAGGCCGGCGCACTCGCGGCCTTCACCGCCGCCGGAACCTCGTACGCCACGCACGGCGAGCCGCTGATCCCGGTCTACCTCTTCTACTCGATGTTCGGATTCCAGCGCACGGGCGACGCCCAGTGGGCAGCCGGCGACCAGATGGCGCGCGGCTTCATCATGGGTGCCACCGCCGGTCGCACGACGCTGACCGGAGAAGGTCTGCAGCACGCCGACGGCCACTCGCACCTGCTGGCCGCGACCAACCCGGCGACCATCTCATACGATCCGGCCTACGGCTACGAGATCGCGCACATCGTGCGCTCCGGTATCGAGCGCATGTACGGCGGGAACCACGAGGACCCGAACGTGATGTACTACATCACGCTCTACAACGAGCCGATCGTGATGCCCGCCGAGCCGGCGGATGTCGACGTCGACGGCATCGTGCGCGGCATCCACCGCGTGTCGGTGGGCGAAGGCGAGGGCCCGCGCGCCCAGCTCTTCGCGTCGGGCGTCGGACTCCCCTGGGCACTCGAGGCTCAGCAGCTGCTCAAGGACGACTGGGGCGTGATCGCCGATGTCTGGTCGGTCACCTCCTGGACCGAACTGCGCCGCGACGGCCTCGCCGCCGACGAGCACAACTTCCTGCACCCGGAGGAAGAGCCGCACACGGCCTACCTCACCCAGAAGCTGCAGGGCGCCGAAGGTCCCGTCGTCGCTGTGAGCGACTACATGCACGCCGTGCAGGACCAGATCCGCCCGTGGGTCCCGAACCGCTTCGCCACGCTCGGCGCCGACGGCTTCGGCTTCTCGGACACCCGTGCCGCTGCGCGTCGCTTCTTCAAGATCGACGGCCCGTCGGTCGTCGTCCGCACGCTGCAGTCGCTCGCCGAAGACGGCGTGGTCGACCGGTCGCTCGCTGCGCAGGCGATCCAGAAGTACAGCCTGCACGACGTGAATGCCGGCACCAGCGGAAACGCGGGCGGGGAGAGCTGA
- a CDS encoding carboxymuconolactone decarboxylase family protein yields the protein MSSSTTRIPAAEVTGVYGAMVKVFAKKMMGRVPESVGVLWNNPAVMKDAMGIGRKTESWSELDRDLASYAAMAAAATIGCSFCLDFNYFMGHNHGLDATKIRQVPRWREASVFSPVERRVMEYAEAASQTPPAVTDELSDALLADLGPAALVELAARVAFMNMSARMNVALGIHSEEFADACGLPPLAERQVVREHIGDTA from the coding sequence ATGAGCAGCAGCACGACCCGCATCCCGGCGGCCGAAGTCACCGGGGTCTACGGCGCGATGGTGAAGGTGTTCGCGAAGAAGATGATGGGCCGGGTGCCCGAGTCGGTCGGGGTGCTCTGGAACAACCCCGCGGTCATGAAGGACGCGATGGGCATCGGCCGGAAGACCGAGAGCTGGTCGGAGCTCGACCGGGACCTCGCGTCCTACGCGGCGATGGCGGCCGCAGCGACGATCGGCTGCAGCTTCTGCCTCGACTTCAACTACTTCATGGGTCACAACCACGGCCTCGATGCGACGAAGATCCGGCAGGTGCCGCGCTGGCGGGAGGCGAGCGTCTTCTCACCGGTCGAGCGCAGGGTGATGGAGTACGCGGAGGCTGCAAGTCAGACGCCGCCGGCCGTCACGGATGAGCTCTCCGATGCGCTGCTGGCCGACCTCGGACCCGCGGCTCTGGTCGAGCTCGCGGCGCGCGTGGCGTTCATGAACATGAGCGCCAGGATGAACGTGGCCCTCGGCATCCACTCCGAGGAGTTCGCCGACGCATGCGGGCTGCCTCCGCTCGCGGAACGGCAGGTCGTCCGAGAGCACATCGGCGACACTGCGTAG
- a CDS encoding RNA polymerase sigma-70 factor: MDRVVSAVDDPFVVHRNLLFTVAYEMLGSAADAEDVLQESWLRWAAVDPSTVAAPKAYLVRIVTRQALNHIRSTSRRREDYVGEWLPEPLLTAPDVADDVELAENLSIAMLTVLETLSPAERAVFVLREVFDVPYDEIADAVAKTPAAVRQIAHRAKDHVAARRPRIRVVPAERERAVDRLVAALNTGDIQGLMDVLAPDVVSVADGGGKVRGAARRPLVGADTIARYLIGGLAKVAGAVHAAATTINGQPGIRVEIDGELAGIVTITVEGGRITRIYSVANPDKLGRVDLEVPLVR; encoded by the coding sequence ATGGACCGCGTCGTGAGCGCCGTCGACGACCCGTTCGTCGTGCACCGCAATCTCCTCTTCACCGTCGCCTACGAGATGCTCGGTTCAGCGGCGGATGCCGAGGACGTGCTGCAGGAGTCCTGGCTGCGCTGGGCGGCGGTCGACCCGTCGACGGTCGCGGCGCCGAAGGCGTACCTCGTGCGGATCGTGACGCGGCAGGCGCTCAACCACATCCGCTCCACCTCGCGGCGCCGGGAGGACTATGTCGGCGAGTGGCTTCCCGAGCCGCTGCTCACGGCGCCCGACGTCGCCGATGATGTCGAGCTCGCTGAGAACCTGTCGATCGCGATGCTCACCGTGCTGGAGACCCTGAGTCCCGCCGAACGCGCGGTCTTCGTGCTGCGCGAGGTTTTCGATGTGCCATATGACGAGATCGCCGACGCCGTGGCGAAGACCCCCGCGGCGGTGCGGCAGATCGCCCACCGCGCGAAGGATCATGTCGCGGCCCGCCGTCCGCGCATCCGCGTTGTGCCCGCCGAGCGTGAGCGCGCGGTCGACAGGCTCGTCGCCGCGCTCAACACCGGCGACATCCAGGGGCTCATGGACGTCCTCGCTCCGGATGTGGTGTCCGTCGCGGACGGCGGCGGCAAGGTGCGCGGTGCCGCGCGGCGGCCGCTGGTCGGCGCGGACACGATCGCCCGCTACCTCATCGGCGGCCTCGCCAAGGTCGCCGGCGCCGTCCATGCGGCGGCGACGACGATCAACGGCCAGCCGGGGATCCGGGTGGAGATCGACGGAGAGCTCGCCGGGATCGTGACGATCACGGTCGAGGGCGGGCGGATCACCCGGATCTACTCCGTCGCGAACCCGGACAAGCTCGGACGCGTGGACCTCGAGGTGCCGCTGGTGCGGTGA
- a CDS encoding TM2 domain-containing protein, producing MTFPGSPPEAGWYLNAYGQKQWWDGASWGPVAAGAAPAVAPAPVVITLVKTRTAAYWLVILLGTLGAHRFYLRSYGIGWMLLALWIVSFLFHVDPDSRSLIIGNVIFAFLIIWVLSDLFVIPSMVDKVNKESTRQS from the coding sequence ATGACCTTTCCCGGATCACCGCCCGAAGCAGGCTGGTATCTCAACGCCTACGGGCAGAAGCAGTGGTGGGACGGCGCATCGTGGGGGCCGGTAGCCGCAGGAGCTGCGCCGGCAGTCGCACCTGCGCCAGTGGTCATCACGCTGGTGAAGACGCGGACGGCGGCGTATTGGTTGGTGATCCTGCTCGGGACGCTTGGTGCTCACCGGTTTTACCTGCGCAGCTACGGAATCGGATGGATGCTGCTGGCACTGTGGATCGTGTCCTTCCTGTTCCACGTCGATCCTGACTCGCGGTCGTTGATCATCGGGAACGTGATCTTCGCGTTCCTGATCATCTGGGTGCTCTCCGACCTGTTCGTGATCCCCTCGATGGTCGACAAGGTCAACAAGGAGAGCACCCGACAGTCCTGA
- a CDS encoding metalloregulator ArsR/SmtB family transcription factor has translation MSADAVADLDLALRALADGNRRAILREIRSAPLPVGAIADAVGLSQQTTSHHLGVLRRAGLAASTREGTRHLFAVDTDGLAAVRSYLDDFWPDKLAALKAVIEAREGADRG, from the coding sequence ATGAGTGCCGACGCCGTTGCCGATCTCGACCTGGCGCTGCGCGCTCTGGCGGATGGGAACCGGCGCGCGATCCTCCGGGAGATCCGCTCCGCTCCGCTGCCGGTGGGCGCGATCGCGGACGCCGTCGGTCTCTCTCAGCAGACGACCTCGCATCACCTCGGCGTCCTGCGGCGAGCCGGGCTCGCCGCCAGCACCCGCGAGGGGACGCGGCACCTCTTCGCCGTCGACACCGACGGCCTGGCGGCCGTCCGCTCCTACCTCGATGACTTCTGGCCCGACAAGCTGGCCGCACTCAAGGCGGTCATCGAAGCGCGTGAAGGTGCGGATCGTGGCTGA
- a CDS encoding SRPBCC domain-containing protein: MAEFRDSIDIAAAPETVFEYLVTAEGMTAWMGQYAELDPTPGGRFAVDIAGHAIRGEYLHVEHPRRVVVSWGVAGSETLPAESSRVEFTLTPTGTGTRVELTHSDLPDTEVRGHAHGWAHFLPRLGTAGVGGDAGTDDWHPLDD; the protein is encoded by the coding sequence GTGGCTGAGTTCCGCGACTCGATCGACATCGCCGCCGCCCCGGAGACGGTGTTCGAGTATCTGGTCACGGCGGAGGGCATGACCGCCTGGATGGGCCAGTACGCCGAACTCGACCCGACGCCGGGCGGCCGATTCGCCGTCGACATCGCCGGACACGCCATCCGGGGCGAGTACCTGCATGTCGAGCATCCGCGTCGCGTGGTCGTCTCCTGGGGAGTCGCCGGGAGCGAGACGCTTCCCGCCGAATCATCGCGCGTCGAGTTCACTCTCACTCCGACCGGTACCGGCACGCGCGTCGAGCTGACCCACTCCGACCTTCCCGACACCGAGGTGCGCGGACATGCGCACGGCTGGGCACACTTCCTCCCGCGTCTCGGCACCGCAGGTGTCGGCGGCGATGCCGGCACCGACGACTGGCATCCGCTCGACGACTGA
- a CDS encoding nuclear transport factor 2 family protein, which produces MDTAFDIVQGYHRAWTDGDVEQAMTFVADDITCRAPGVDLQGKEAYARYIGGFAPTLTGIGDIAEFSDGDRVALFYYPRTAATSTAPAAEYFTVRDGRISESILVFDRLSYGPPRP; this is translated from the coding sequence ATGGATACGGCATTCGACATCGTGCAGGGGTATCACCGCGCGTGGACCGACGGTGACGTGGAGCAGGCGATGACCTTCGTCGCGGATGACATCACGTGTCGCGCGCCCGGAGTCGACCTGCAGGGCAAGGAGGCGTACGCCCGATACATCGGCGGGTTCGCGCCCACGCTGACCGGCATCGGGGACATCGCCGAGTTCTCCGACGGGGATCGTGTCGCGCTGTTCTACTACCCCCGGACCGCTGCGACGTCGACCGCTCCTGCCGCCGAGTACTTCACGGTTCGCGACGGGAGGATCAGCGAGAGCATCCTCGTGTTCGATCGGCTCTCCTACGGGCCGCCGCGTCCGTGA